A part of Sebastes fasciatus isolate fSebFas1 chromosome 10, fSebFas1.pri, whole genome shotgun sequence genomic DNA contains:
- the LOC141775914 gene encoding protocadherin beta-15-like, with amino-acid sequence MGCSRFSLLCGLAFVFLVLHPVYGDVSYSIQEEMKRGSVIGNIAKDLGLDLGRLSARKARIDTEDNSVQYCGVNLNTGDLIVQERIDREGLCAKKASCVLKQELVLENPLELHRISIRVQDINDNSPQFKEESLKIEIHELADKDARFPVGEAHDGDIGENAVQSYSLQQNDHFKLNVNTKSGGRKYGELVLDKELDREDKKEIILLLTAFDGGSPQRSGTVVIHVTVLDANDNVPVFSQAVYEASLPENSPLDTLVITVSATDADEGLNSEITYGFDHVSDEYSNVFSLDSKTGEVRVAAAIDYEKVSSYEMQISAKDGLGLVSYSTLNIEITDINDNAPVINLKSLNNPIPENVSPGTEVGIINVQDRDSENNRQVRCSIQQNVPFKLVPSIKNYYSLVTTGQLDRELVSDYNITISATDEGSPPLSSSKSVQLSVADINDNPPVFEEQSYSAYVSENNKPGSTLCSVTARDPDWRQNGTVIYSLLAGEVNGAPVSSYLSVNGDTGVIHAVRSFDYEQFRSFKVHVMARDNGSPPLSSNVTVSVFISDVNDNSPQILYPAPEGNSFMTELVPKAAHGGSLVSKVIAVDADSGQNAWLSYHIVKSTDPGLFTIGLHSGEIRTQRDISESDSMKQNLIVAVKDNGQPSLSATCSMYLLISDNLAEVPELKDISYDEKNSKLTSYLIIALVSVSTFFLTFIIIILGVRFCRRRKPRLLFDGAVAIPSAYLPPNYADVDGTGTLRSGYNYDAYLTTGSRTSDFKFVSSYNDNTLPADQTLRKSPSDFAEAFGDCDSSPEVGTGVAYIF; translated from the coding sequence ATGGGATGCAGCAGATTTTCGCTGCTCTGCGGccttgcttttgtttttcttgtcctCCACCCCGTCTATGGAGACGTGAGCTACTCTATCCAGGAGGAGATGAAACGTGGATCTGTAATTGGAAATATCGCAAAGGATCTGGGACTTGATTTGGGCAGACTGTCTGCTCGTAAGGCCCGTATCGATACTGAGGATAACAGCGTCCAGTACTGCGGTGTAAATCTCAACACCGGAGACTTGATCGTTCAAGAAAGGATCGACAGAGAAGGGCTTTGTGCGAAAAAGGCATCATGTGTTCTAAAACAGGAACTCGTGCTAGAAAATCCTTTAGAGCTGCACCGTATTAGTATCCGAGTTCAAGATATTAATGATAATTCGCCGCAGTTTAAAGAGGAGTCACTTAAAATTGAAATTCATGAATTAGCGGACAAGGATGCGCGGTTTCCTGTAGGAGAGGCACATGATGGAGACATCGGAGAAAATGCTGTTCAGAGCTACTCGCTTCAGCAGAATGatcatttcaaattaaatgtgAACACAAAATCAGGCGGGCGAAAATATGGTGAATTAGTTTTAGACAAAGAATTAGACAGAGAGGACAAAAAAGAGATTATATTGTTGCTTACCGCATTCGATGGAGGCTCTCCTCAGAGATCAGGTACTGTAGTCATACACGTCACTGTACTGGATGCTAATGATAATGTACCAGTGTTTAGTCAGGCCGTTTATGAAGCCAGTCTGCCTGAAAACTCTCCTCTGGATACATTGGTGATCACAGTGAGTGCTACTGATGCAGACGAAGGTTTAAACAGCGAAATTACCTATGGATTTGATCATGTTTCAGATGAATATAGCAACGTGTTTTCTTTAGACTCTAAAACGGGAGaagtgagagtagctgcagctATTGATTATGAGAAAGTGTCTTCATATGAAATGCAGATAAGTGCAAAAGATGGTCTGGGGTTAGTGTCATACTCAACCTTAAATATTGAGATTACTGACATAAATGACAACGCACCAGTTATAAACTTAAAGTCACTCAATAATCCCATACCTGAGAATGTTTCACCTGGTACAGAGGTGGGCATCATTAACGTGCAGGATAGAGACTCTGAGAATAACAGACAGGTCCGCTGCTCCATTCAGCAAAACGTCCCTTTTAAGTTGGTCCCTTCTATTAAAAACTATTATTCTCTGGTGACCACAGGACAACTGGACCGTGAACTAGTGTCTGATTACAACATTACAATCAGTGCCACTGACGAGGGCTCtccacctctgtcctcctctaaaAGTGTTCAGTTATCTGTAGCAGACATCAACGACAACCCACCTGTGTTTGAGGAACAGTCCTACAGcgcatatgtgagtgaaaataacaaacctGGCTCCACTTTATGTTCCGTTACTGCTCGAGACCCCGACTGGAGACAAAACGGTACAGTGATTTATTCTCTGTTAGCTGGTGAGGTGAACGGTGCCCCGGTTTCCTCCTATCTATCTGTTAACGGAGACACGGGGGTGATCCACGCTGTGAGGTCGTTTGATTATGAACAGTTCAGGAGTTTTAAAGTCCACGTGATGGCCAGAGACAACGGTTCTCCTCCGCTCAGCAGCAACGTGACCGTCAGTGTCTTCATATcggatgtgaatgacaactcTCCTCAGATACTGTACCCCGCCCCGGAGGGCAACTCCTTCATGACCGAGCTGGTCCCCAAAGCTGCACACGGAGGCTCTCTGGTGTCCAAAGTGATAGCGGTGGACGCGGACTCCGGACAGAACGCCTGGCTGTCCTATCATATAGTGAAATCCACTGATCCGGGACTTTTCACTATCGGTCTCCACAGCGGAGAGATCAGGACACAGCGGGACATTTCAGAGTCTGACAGCATGAAACAGAACCTTATTGTGGCTGTGAAAGATAACGgacagccctctctctctgccacctgTTCCATGTATTTACTGATCTCTGATAACTTGGCTGAGGTGCCAGAACTGAAGGATATTTCTTATGATGAGAAGAACTCCAAGCTGACCTCTTATCTGATCATCGCGCTGGTGTCTGTGTCCACCTTTTTTctgaccttcatcatcatcatcctgggTGTGAGGTTTTGTCGCAGGAGAAAGCCCAGACTGTTGTTTGATGGAGCAGTTGCCATCCCCAGCGCTTATCTCCCTCCTAATTACGCAGATGTTGACGGAACAGGAACTTTACGCAGCGGTTACAACTATGACGCCTACCTGACAACAGGTTCAAGAACCAGTGACTTTAAGTTCGTCAGTTCTTACAATGACAACACACTGCCTGCTGACCAGACTCTGAGGAAAAGTCCATCAGACTTTGCTGAGGCGTTTGGAGATTGTGATTCTTCTCCTGAGGTAGGAACTGGTGTTGCATATATCTTTTGA
- the LOC141774833 gene encoding protocadherin beta-15-like, producing MMNRRIELQSYGFVFFFVAVHYAHGDLSYSVQEELKRGSIIGNIAKDLGLEVSRLSARKARVDMEGNDRQYCGINLRNGDLIVAERIDREEHCGEKPSCVLKFDLMLENPLELHRLSLQVQDINDNAPIFPKDIIKLEIRESADKGAKYRINAAQDADIGKNSVGSYILQQNPHFVFSIQTTNAGRKYGELVLDKELDREEQQEMKLLLTAVDGGSPQRSGTVVIHVIVLDANDNAPVFTESVYTATLPENSPVKTPIITVSASDADEGVNGEVTYEFSRQSDKSQKLFSLDEKTGEISVTGDIDYEEGPKYEVFVEAKDGYGLSSEAKVIIDITDVNDNAPVIYLKSLTNPIPENVSPGTEVGIINVQDRDSENNRQVRCSIQQNVPFKLVPSIKNYYSLVTTGQLDRELVSDYNITISATDEGSPPLSSSKTVQLSVADINDNPPVFEEQSYSAYVSENNKPGSTLCSVTARDPDWRQNGTVIYSLLAGEVNGAPVSSYLSVNGDTGVIHAVRSFDYEQFRSFKVHVMARDNGSPPLSSNVTVSVFISDVNDNSPQILYPAPEGNSFMTELVPKAAHGGSLVSKVIAVDADSGQNAWLSYHIVKSTDPGLFTIGLHSGEIRTQRDISESDSMKQNLIVSVKDNGQPSLSATCSMYLLISDNLAEVPELKDISYDEKNSKLTSYLIIALVSVSTFFLTFIIIILGVRFCRRRKPRLLFDGAVAIPSAYLPPNYADVDGTGTLRSAYNYDAYLTTGSRTSDFKFVSSYNDNTLPADQTLRKSPSDFAEAFGDCDSSPEVGTHFHISYY from the coding sequence ATGATGAATAGACGGATCGAACTCCAAAGCTATggctttgtctttttctttgttgCGGTGCACTACGCACACGGAGACCTGAGCTATTCTGTACAGGAGGAGCTCAAGCGCggatctattattggaaatatcGCCAAGGATCTGGGACTGGAGGTGAGCAGACTGTCTGCTCGCAAAGCTCGTGTTGACATGGAAGGAAACGACAGACAATATTGCGGGATTAACCTCCGAAACGGAGATTTAATCGTTGCGGAAAGAATAGACCGAGAGGAGCACTGTGGAGAAAAGCCTTCGTGTGTTCTCAAATTCGACTTGATGTTAGAGAATCCTTTGGAGTTACACCGGTTGTCCCTGCAGGTGCAGGACATAAACGACAATGCACCAATTTTCCCGAAGGATATTATAAAGCTGGAAATTAGGGAGTCAGCTGACAAAGGAGCTAAGTATCGCATTAATGCAGCACAAGATGCAGACATAGGCAAGAATTCAGTTGGAAGCTACATTTTGCAGCAAAACCCCCACTTTGTTTTCAGTATTCAGACAACAAATGCTGGCAGAAAATATGGTGAATTGGTTTTAGATAAGGAGCTAGAccgagaggagcagcaggaaaTGAAATTATTGCTCACAGCTGTAGATGGAGGCTCTCCTCAGAGATCCGGGACTGTAGTCATACACGTCATTGTACTTGATGCTAATGATAACGCCCCTGTTTTTACTGAGTCTGTATATACAGCCACGTTACCGGAAAACTCACCTGTTAAAACCCCCATTATCACTGTAAGTGCATCAGATGCTGATGAAGGTGTAAACGGAGAGGTTACGTATGAATTTAGCCGACAGTCTGATAAATCACAGAAGCTTTTTTCACTAGATGAGAAAACTGGAGAAATCAGTGTGACAGGTGACATAGATTATGAAGAGGGGCCAAAATATGAAGTGTTTGTTGAGGCCAAAGATGGTTATGGCCTCTCTTCAGAAGCAAAAGTCATTATTGATATCACTGATGTGAATGACAACGCCCCAGTGATATATCTGAAATCACTGACTAACCCCATACCTGAGAACGTGTCACCTGGTACAGAGGTGGGCATCATTAACGTGCAGGATAGAGACTCTGAGAATAACAGACAGGTCCGCTGCTCCATTCAGCAAAACGTCCCTTTTAAGTTGGTTCCTTCTATTAAAAACTATTATTCTCTGGTGACCACAGGACAACTGGACCGTGAACTAGTGTCTGATTACAACATTACAATCAGTGCCACTGACGAGGGCTCtccacctctgtcctcctctaaaACTGTTCAGTTATCTGTAGCAGACATCAACGACAACCCACCTGTGTTTGAGGAACAGTCCTACAGcgcatatgtgagtgaaaataacaaacctGGCTCCACTTTATGTTCCGTTACTGCTCGAGACCCCGACTGGAGACAAAACGGTACAGTGATTTATTCTCTGTTAGCTGGTGAGGTGAACGGTGCCCCGGTGTCCTCCTATCTATCTGTTAACGGAGACACGGGGGTGATCCACGCTGTGAGGTCGTTTGATTATGAACAGTTCAGGAGTTTTAAAGTCCACGTGATGGCCAGAGACAACGGTTCTCCTCCGCTCAGCAGCAACGTGACCGTCAGTGTCTTCATATcggatgtgaatgacaactcTCCTCAGATACTGTACCCCGCCCCGGAGGGCAACTCCTTCATGACCGAGCTGGTCCCCAAAGCTGCACACGGAGGCTCTCTGGTGTCCAAAGTGATAGCGGTGGACGCGGACTCCGGACAGAACGCCTGGCTGTCCTATCATATAGTGAAATCCACTGATCCGGGACTTTTCACTATCGGTCTCCACAGCGGAGAGATCAGGACACAGCGGGACATTTCTGAGTCTGACAGCATGAAACAGAACCTTATTGTGTCAGTGAAAGATAACGgacagccctctctctctgccacctgTTCCATGTATTTACTGATTTCTGATAACTTGGCTGAGGTGCCAGAACTGAAGGATATTTCTTATGATGAGAAGAACTCCAAACTGACCTCTTATCTGATCATCGCGCTGGTGTCTGTGTCCACCTTTTTCctgaccttcatcatcatcatcctgggTGTGAGGTTTTGTCGCAGGAGAAAGCCCAGACTGTTGTTTGATGGAGCAGTTGCCATCCCCAGCGCTTATCTCCCTCCTAATTACGCAGATGTTGACGGAACAGGAACTCTACGCAGCGCTTACAACTATGACGCCTACCTGACAACAGGTTCCAGAACCAGTGACTTTAAGTTCGTCAGTTCTTACAATGACAACACACTGCCTGCTGACCAGACTCTGAGGAAAAGTCCGTCAGACTTTGCTGAGGCGTTTGGAGATTGTGATAGTTCTCCTGAGGTAGGGACACATTTCCATATTTCATATTACTGA
- the LOC141775915 gene encoding protocadherin gamma-A11-like, protein MAVTGPALQSCAVALLLFSLHFANGDVSFSFPEEMKRGSVIGNIAKDLGLETSRLSARKARIDTDGSEKRYCDLNLRNGDLTVAERIDREGLCGDKASCVLKQELMLENPLELHRISLHVQDINDNSPQFKKELIHIDIRESAVKGARFPIEEAHDADVGKYSVQTYNLQSNDNFILGVGTNSVELVLNKELDRETLKEINLVLTALDGGSPQRSGTVVIHVTVLDANDNVPVFSQAVYKASLPENSPLGTVVLTVSATDADEGLNGDVTYDFGHISEDMKSMFTIDHKTGDIKLTTTVDFETASSFELRVTAKDGLGLTSYAKAIIDVTDINDNAPVIYLKSLTNPIPENVSPGTEVGIINVQDRDSENNRQVRCSIQQNVPFKLVPSIKNYYSLVTTGQLDRELVSDYNITISATDEGSPPLSSSKTVQLSVADINDNPPVFEEQSYSAYVSENNKPGSTLCSVTARDPDWRQNGTVIYSLLAGEVNGAPVSSYLSVNGDTGVIHAVRSFDYEQFRSFKVHVMARDNGSPPLSSNVTVSVFISDVNDNSPQILYPAPEGNSFMTELVPKAAHGGSLVSKVIAVDADSGQNAWLSYHIVKSTDPGLFTIGLHSGEIRTQRDISESDSMKQNLIVAVKDNGQPSLSATCSMYLLISDNLAEVPELKDISYDEKNSKLTSYLIIALVSVSTFFLTFIIIILGVRFCRRRKPRLLFDGAVAIPSAYLPPNYADVDGTGTLRSAYNYDAYLTTGSRTSDFKFVSSYNDNTLPADQTLRKSPSDFAEAFGDCDSSPEVGTGVAYIV, encoded by the coding sequence ATGGCTGTCACTGGACCCGCATTACAAAGCTGTGCCGTTGCTttgctgctcttttctttgCATTTTGCCAATGGGGATGTAAGCTTCTCGTTTCCGGAGGAGATGAAACGCGGATCCGTGATCGGAAATATCGCCAAAGACTTGGGTCTCGAAACAAGCCGACTATCTGCTCGAAAGGCCCGCATTGATACCGATGggagcgagaaacgttattgtgATTTAAACCTCCGTAACGGGGATCTGACTGTTGCTGAGAGGATCGACAGAGAGGGCCTTTGTGGAGACAAAGCATCCTGCGTTTTAAAACAAGAGCTCATGTTAGAGAATCCATTAGAATTGCATCGAATTAGTCTGCATGTCCAGGACATAAATGATAACTCTCCGCAATTTAAGAAAGAATTGATCCATATCGATATTCGTGAATCTGCTGTCAAAGGTGCTCGTTTTCCAATAGAAGAAGCACATGATGCGGATGTAGGCAAATATTCAGTTCAGACGTACAACCTCCAAAGCAATGATAATTTTATTTTGGGCGTTGGAACCAATTCTGTGGAACTTGTGCTTAACAAAGAGCTCGACCGCGAAACATTAAAGGAGATTAATTTGGTCCTTACAGCTCTAGATGGAGGCTCTCCTCAGAGATCAGGTACTGTAGTCATACACGTCACTGTACTGGATGCTAATGATAACGTCCCAGTGTTTAGCCAGGCCGTTTATAAAGCCAGTCTGCCTGAAAACTCTCCACTAGGTACTGTGGTGCTGACAGTGAGCGCTACTGATGCAGACGAGGGACTAAATGGAGACGTTACATATGATTTTGGACATATTTCAGAAGATATGAAATCAATGTTTACCATAGATCACAAGACAGGTGATATAAAATTGACGACCACAGTTGACTTTGAAACAGCATCATCATTTGAACTGCGCGTCACAGCAAAAGATGGTTTGGGATTAACTTCCTATGCTAAAGCCATAATAGATGTTACTGATATAAATGACAACGCCCCGGTTATATATCTAAAATCCCTGACTAACCCCATACCTGAGAACGTGTCACCTGGTACAGAGGTGGGCATCATTAACGTGCAGGATAGAGACTCTGAGAATAACAGACAGGTCCGCTGCTCCATTCAGCAAAACGTCCCTTTTAAGTTGGTTCCTTCTATTAAAAACTATTATTCTCTGGTGACCACAGGACAACTGGACCGTGAACTAGTGTCTGATTACAACATTACAATCAGTGCCACTGACGAGGGCTCtccacctctgtcctcctctaaaACTGTTCAGTTATCTGTAGCAGACATCAACGACAACCCACCTGTGTTTGAGGAACAGTCCTACAGcgcatatgtgagtgaaaataacaaacctGGCTCCACTTTATGTTCCGTTACTGCTCGAGACCCCGACTGGAGACAAAACGGTACAGTGATTTATTCTCTGTTAGCTGGTGAGGTGAACGGTGCCCCGGTGTCCTCCTATCTATCTGTTAACGGAGACACGGGGGTGATCCACGCTGTGAGGTCGTTTGATTATGAACAGTTCAGGAGTTTTAAAGTCCACGTGATGGCCAGAGACAACGGTTCTCCTCCGCTCAGCAGCAACGTGACCGTCAGTGTCTTCATATcggatgtgaatgacaactcTCCTCAGATACTGTACCCCGCCCCGGAGGGCAACTCCTTCATGACCGAGCTGGTCCCCAAAGCTGCACACGGAGGCTCTCTGGTGTCCAAAGTGATAGCGGTGGACGCGGACTCCGGACAGAACGCCTGGCTGTCCTATCATATAGTCAAATCCACTGATCCGGGACTTTTCACTATTGGTCTCCACAGCGGAGAGATCAGGACACAGCGGGACATTTCTGAGTCTGACAGCATGAAACAGAACCTTATTGTGGCAGTGAAAGATAACGgacagccctctctctctgccacctgTTCCATGTATTTACTGATTTCTGATAACTTGGCTGAGGTGCCAGAACTGAAGGATATTTCTTATGATGAGAAGAACTCCAAGCTGACCTCTTATCTGATCATCGCTCTGGTGTCTGTGTCCACCTTTTTTCTGacctttatcatcatcatcctggGTGTGAGGTTTTGTCGCAGGAGAAAGCCCAGACTGTTGTTTGATGGAGCAGTTGCCATCCCCAGCGCTTATCTTCCTCCTAATTACGCAGATGTTGACGGAACAGGAACTTTACGCAGCGCTTACAACTATGACGCCTACCTGACAACAGGTTCTAGAACCAGTGACTTTAAGTTCGTCAGTTCTTACAATGACAACACACTGCCTGCTGACCAGACTCTGAGGAAAAGTCCTTCAGACTTTGCTGAGGCGTTTGGGGATTGTGATTCTTCTCCTGAGGTAGGAACTGGTGTTGCATATATCGTTTGA
- the LOC141775917 gene encoding protocadherin beta-15-like, whose amino-acid sequence MGSSRFALLCGLAFVFLVLHPVYGDVSYSVPEEMKRGSVIGNIAKDLGLDLGRLSARKARIDTEDNSVQYCGVNLNTGDLIVQERIDREGLCAKKASCVLKQELVLENPLELHRISIRVQDINDNSPQFKDESLKIEIRESADKGERFLLGEAHDGDIGENAVQSYSLQQNDHFKLNVNTKSGGRKYCELVLDKELDREDKKEIMLLLTAFDGGSPQRSGTVVIHVTVLDANDNVPVFSQAVYKASLPENSPLDTLVITVSATDADEGLNSEITYGFDHVSDENSNVFSLDSKTGEVRVAAAIDYEKVSSYEMQISAKDGLGLVSYSTLNIEITDINDNAPVINIKSLTNPIPENVSPGTEVGIINVQDRDSENNRQVRCSIQQNVPFKLVPSIKNYYSLVTTGQLDRELVSDYNITISATDEGSPPLSSSKSVQLSVADINDNPPVFEDQSYSAYVSENNKPGSTLCSVTARDPDWRQNGTVIYSLLAGEVNGAPVSSYLSVNGDTGVIHAVRSFDYEQFRSFKVHVMARDNGSPPLSSNVTVSVFISDVNDNSPQILYPAPEGNSFMTELVPKAAHGGSLVSKVIAVDADSGQNAWLSYHIVKSTDPGLFTIGLHSGEIRTQRDISESDSMKQNLIVAVKDNGQPSLSATCSMYLLISDNLAEVPELKDISYDEKNSKLTSYLIIALVSVSTFFLTFIIIILGVRFCRRRKPRLLFDGAVAIPSAYLPPNYADVDGTGTLRSAYNYDAYLTTGSRTSDFKFVSSYNDNTLPADQTLRKSPSDFAEAFGDCDSSPEVRASNI is encoded by the coding sequence ATGGGAAGCAGCAGATTTGCGCTGCTCTGCGGccttgcttttgtttttcttgtcctCCACCCCGTCTATGGAGACGTGAGCTACTCTGTACCGGAGGAGATGAAACGTGGATCTGTAATTGGAAATATCGCTAAGGATCTGGGACTTGATTTGGGCAGACTGTCTGCTCGTAAGGCCCGTATCGATACTGAGGATAACAGCGTCCAGTACTGCGGTGTGAATCTCAACACCGGAGACTTGATCGTACAAGAAAGGATCGACAGAGAAGGGCTTTGTGCGAAAAAGGCATCATGTGTTCTAAAACAGGAACTCGTGCTGGAAAATCCTTTAGAGCTGCACCGTATTAGTATCCGAGTTCAAGATATTAATGATAATTCACCGCAGTTTAAAGACGAGTCACTTAAAATTGAAATTCGTGAATCAGCGGACAAGGGTGAACGATTTCTTCTTGGAGAAGCACATGATGGAGACATCGGAGAAAATGCTGTTCAGAGCTACTCACTTCAGCAGAATGatcatttcaaattaaatgtaaacacGAAATCTGGCGGACGGAAATATTGTGAACTAGTTTTAGACAAAGAATTAGACAGAGAGGACAAAAAAGAGATTATGTTGTTGCTTACCGCATTTGATGGAGGCTCTCCTCAGAGATCAGGTACTGTAGTCATACACGTCACTGTACTGGATGCTAATGATAATGTACCAGTGTTTAGCCAGGCCGTTTATAAAGCCAGTCTGCCTGAAAACTCTCCTCTGGATACATTGGTGATCACAGTGAGTGCTACTGATGCAGACGAAGGTTTAAATAGCGAAATTACTTATGGATTTGATCATGTTTCAGATGAAAATAGCAACGTTTTTTCTTTAGACTCTAAAACGGGAGaagtgagagtagctgcagctATTGATTATGAGAAAGTGTCTTCATATGAAATGCAGATAAGTGCAAAAGATGGTCTGGGGTTAGTGTCATACTCAACCTTAAATATTGAGATTACTGACATAAATGACAACGCACCAGTTATAAACATAAAGTCACTGACTAACCCCATACCTGAGAACGTGTCACCTGGTACAGAGGTGGGCATCATTAACGTGCAGGATAGAGACTCTGAGAATAACAGACAGGTCCGCTGCTCCATTCAGCAAAACGTCCCTTTTAAGTTGGTTCCTTCTATTAAAAACTATTATTCTCTGGTGACCACAGGACAACTGGACCGTGAACTAGTGTCTGATTACAACATTACAATCAGTGCCACTGACGAGGGCTCtccacctctgtcctcctctaaaAGTGTTCAGTTATCTGTAGCAGACATCAACGACAACCCACCTGTGTTTGAGGATCAGTCCTACAGcgcatatgtgagtgaaaataacaaacctGGCTCCACTTTATGTTCCGTTACTGCTCGAGACCCCGACTGGAGACAAAACGGTACAGTGATTTATTCTCTGTTAGCTGGTGAGGTGAACGGTGCCCCGGTGTCCTCCTATCTATCTGTTAACGGAGACACGGGGGTGATCCACGCTGTGAGGTCGTTTGATTATGAACAGTTCAGGAGTTTTAAAGTCCACGTGATGGCCAGAGACAACGGTTCTCCTCCGCTCAGCAGCAACGTGACCGTCAGTGTCTTCATATcggatgtgaatgacaactcTCCTCAGATACTGTACCCCGCCCCGGAGGGCAACTCCTTCATGACCGAGCTGGTCCCCAAAGCTGCACACGGAGGCTCTCTGGTGTCCAAAGTGATAGCGGTGGACGCGGACTCCGGACAGAACGCCTGGCTGTCCTATCATATAGTGAAATCCACTGATCCCGGACTTTTCACTATCGGTCTTCACAGCGGAGAGATCAGGACACAGCGGGACATTTCTGAGTCTGACAGCATGAAACAGAACCTTATTGTGGCAGTGAAAGATAACGgacagccctctctctctgccacctgTTCCATGTATTTACTGATTTCTGATAACTTGGCTGAGGTGCCAGAACTGAAGGATATTTCTTATGATGAGAAGAACTCCAAACTGACCTCTTATCTGATCATCGCGCTGGTGTCTGTGTCCACCTTTTTCctgaccttcatcatcatcatcctgggTGTGAGGTTTTGTCGCAGGAGAAAGCCCAGACTGTTGTTTGATGGAGCAGTTGCCATCCCCAGCGCTTATCTCCCTCCTAATTACGCAGATGTTGACGGAACAGGAACTTTACGCAGCGCTTACAACTATGACGCCTACCTGACAACAGGTTCTAGAACCAGTGACTTTAAGTTCGTCAGTTCTTACAATGACAACACACTGCCTGCTGACCAGACTCTGAGGAAGAGTCCATCAGACTTTGCTGAGGCGTTTGGGGATTGTGATAGTTCTCCTGAGGTAAGAGCATCAAACATTTGA